A portion of the Nitratidesulfovibrio termitidis HI1 genome contains these proteins:
- the pyk gene encoding pyruvate kinase, which yields MRTKIIATIGPASRSREVLSRLIAAGVRIFRLNFSHGSAPMFVDLVRLLRELEAECGSPVTILQDLSGPKIRIGEIPDGAISVGKGDRVLLGPKAPADAVLPFLPFTNQAVLNGLEAGDRMVLSDGGLQFRVLGTAPEGCFELEADNSGIITSRKGLALPGKSVRLPALTEKDRKDLADGLELGVDAVALSFVQTPEDIRDAKEIIAASGRKHIPVIAKLERQNAVDRLDDILAEADVIMVARGDLGVECPLPALPAMQKRIIRACNRAAKPVIVATQMLLSMVNSPSPTRAETTDVANAVLDGADCVMLSEETAMGNFPVETVEFMKEIAAKAEELHFETQRLAEPADEKGTADFLAYAACLLAEKTGARGIVSHSMTGASARLISSRRPRQMVWALTPDQAALRALNFSWGIVPQGITLDIPGHLTRAERFVDTAPDFEKGDNVVITAGQPKTGRKPRGTNMVKIYRK from the coding sequence ATGAGAACGAAGATAATCGCCACCATAGGTCCGGCATCGCGCTCGCGCGAGGTGCTTTCGCGCCTCATCGCCGCGGGAGTGCGCATCTTTCGCCTCAACTTTTCCCACGGCAGCGCACCCATGTTCGTGGATCTGGTGCGCCTGCTGCGCGAACTGGAAGCCGAATGCGGCAGCCCGGTGACCATCCTGCAGGACCTGTCCGGCCCCAAGATCCGCATCGGTGAAATTCCGGACGGCGCCATCTCCGTGGGCAAGGGCGACCGTGTGCTGCTGGGCCCCAAGGCCCCTGCCGACGCCGTGCTGCCGTTCCTCCCCTTCACCAATCAGGCCGTGCTGAACGGACTGGAAGCCGGTGACCGGATGGTGCTGTCCGACGGCGGGTTGCAGTTCCGCGTGCTGGGCACCGCGCCCGAGGGGTGCTTTGAACTGGAGGCCGACAACAGCGGCATCATCACCTCGCGCAAGGGCCTGGCCCTGCCCGGCAAGTCGGTGCGGCTGCCCGCCCTGACCGAAAAGGACCGCAAGGACCTAGCCGACGGCCTGGAACTGGGCGTGGACGCCGTGGCCCTGTCCTTCGTGCAGACGCCGGAAGACATCCGCGACGCCAAGGAAATCATCGCGGCCAGCGGCCGCAAGCACATCCCCGTCATCGCCAAGCTGGAACGCCAGAACGCCGTGGACCGGCTTGACGACATCCTGGCCGAGGCCGACGTGATCATGGTGGCCCGAGGCGACCTGGGCGTGGAATGCCCCCTGCCCGCCCTGCCCGCCATGCAGAAGCGCATCATCCGCGCCTGCAACCGCGCGGCAAAGCCGGTCATCGTGGCCACCCAGATGCTGCTGTCCATGGTCAACAGTCCCTCGCCCACCCGCGCGGAAACCACCGACGTGGCCAACGCCGTGCTGGACGGGGCCGACTGCGTGATGCTTTCCGAAGAAACGGCCATGGGCAACTTTCCCGTGGAGACCGTGGAATTCATGAAGGAAATCGCCGCCAAGGCGGAAGAACTGCACTTCGAGACGCAGCGCCTTGCCGAACCGGCGGACGAAAAGGGCACGGCGGACTTCCTGGCCTACGCGGCCTGCCTGCTGGCGGAAAAGACCGGGGCCAGGGGCATCGTCTCGCACAGCATGACCGGCGCCTCGGCCCGGCTCATTTCGTCGCGCCGCCCGCGCCAGATGGTCTGGGCGCTGACGCCCGACCAGGCCGCCCTGCGCGCCCTGAACTTCTCGTGGGGCATCGTGCCGCAGGGCATCACGCTGGACATCCCCGGCCACCTGACACGGGCGGAACGCTTCGTGGATACCGCGCCCGACTTCGAAAAGGGCGACAACGTGGTCATCACCGCCGGGCAGCCCAAGACGGGCCGCAAGCCGCGCGGCACCAACATGGTGAAAATATACAGGAAGTAA
- the mraZ gene encoding division/cell wall cluster transcriptional repressor MraZ: protein MLFRGRSHRSLDPKGRLMLPPDFRDILVSRADGGKLVLTSFDDCVMGYPLPDWEDFERKFSTLKNPSRKMRDFRRLVIGSAELMELDGQGRVRISRSHMDYAGITKDVVLLGQGSRFEIWDQSRFDGIVAQDFDDVAAELADSGIELSL from the coding sequence ATGTTGTTCAGAGGCCGTTCCCACCGCAGTCTCGACCCCAAGGGCCGACTGATGCTGCCGCCGGATTTCCGCGACATCCTCGTGTCGCGTGCCGACGGCGGCAAGCTGGTGCTGACCAGCTTCGACGACTGCGTCATGGGCTACCCCCTGCCCGACTGGGAAGACTTCGAGCGCAAGTTCTCCACCCTCAAGAATCCTTCGCGCAAGATGCGCGACTTCCGCCGCCTGGTCATCGGCAGCGCCGAACTCATGGAACTGGACGGCCAGGGGCGGGTGCGCATTTCGCGTTCGCACATGGACTACGCGGGCATCACCAAGGACGTGGTGCTGCTGGGCCAGGGCAGCCGCTTCGAAATCTGGGATCAGTCGCGCTTTGACGGCATCGTGGCGCAGGACTTCGACGACGTGGCAGCAGAGCTGGCTGACAGCGGCATAGAGCTTTCCCTTTAG